The genomic DNA TCGTACCAGGTGCGCCCGTCGCGCTCGATCAGGGCGATGGCGGCGGTGGGGCCCCAGCTTCCGGCGGCATAGGGGCGCGGGGTCTCGGGCTTGTTCTCCCAGCTTTCCAGCAGGGGCTCGACCCAGTTCCAGGCGGCCTCGACCTCGTCGCGGCGCATGAAGAGCGTGGCATTGCCACGCACCACATCCATCAGCAGCCGCTCATAGGCATCCGGGTAGCGGCTGTTGAAGGCCTTCTCGAAGGAGATGTCGAGGCCGGTGGGACGCAGGTGCAGGCCGCCCGGCCCGGGCTCCTTGGTCATCATCTCCAGCCGCATCCCTTCCTCCGGCTGCAGGCGGATCAGCAGGCGGTTGGGCTCCAGCTGGCCGGCATCGGCGGGGAAGATGGTGAAGGGCGGGCTGCGGAACTGGATGACGATCTCCGAGACCTTCTGCGGCAGGCGCTTGCCCGTGCGGAGGTAGAAGGGGACATTGGCCCAGCGCCAGGTGTTCACATGGGCCTTCATGGCGATGAAGGTCTCGGTGGTGCTGGCGCCGTCGCCGAGATCGGCGAGGTAGCCCGCGACGGGCTGGCCGTTCACCGCGCCCGCCGTGTACTGGCCCCGCACGATCGTGCCGGCGAAATCCGACGGCACCAGCGGGCGCAGCGCGCGCAGCACCTTCAGTTTCTCGTCGCGCACCGCGTCGGCGTCGAGCGAGACGGGGCTTTCCATGGCGAGCAGGCAAAGCAGTTGCAGGATGTGGTTCTGCAGCATGTCGCGCATGGCGCCGGACTTGTCGTAATAGCCGCCGCGCCCCTCCACGCCGACGGTCTCGCCGACGGTGATCTGGACATGGTCGATCATGTCCGCGTTCCAGAGCCGTTCGAAGATGGTGTTGGCGAAGCGCAGCGCCAGGAGGTTCTGCACCGTCTCCTTGCCGAGATAGTGGTCGATGCGGAAAAGCTGCGCCTCCGGCACCACGGCACCGACCGCGTCGTTGATCGCCCTGGCCGAGGCGAGGTCGCGGCCGATCGGCTTCTCCAGCACCACGCGCGACTTCGGCGTCAGGCCGCCATGGGACTCGATGTTGCGGCAGATCGGGCCGTAGAGATCGGGCGAGGTGGCGAGGTAGTAGGGGCGCACGACATCGGGGCGTTCGTCCAGCCGCCCTATCAGCTCCGGCCAGCCATCCTCGCCGGCGCCGTCCACGCGGTTGTAGACGACGAGGCGCAGGAAATCCTGCACCGTGGCGGCGTCGAAATCCGCCTTCACGAACTGCCGCAGACCCTCCTCGGCGCGGGCGCGGTAGCCATCGTCGGAGAGTTCGGTGCGCGCGGCGGCGACGATGCGGCAAGTGTCGTCGAACTGCCGGTCGCGGAAGCGGTGGTAGAGCGAGGGCAGCAGCTTGCGCATCGTCAGGTCGCCGGTGGCGCCGAAGACGACATAGTCGAACTGCGGGACGGGAACGATCTTGGCCATCACGGTCTCTCGGGGCTCTTTCCTGGCGGTGACGGTCAGAAGACGCTGGCTCCGCTCTCGGCGGAGCCGACGCTGGCACGGAAGGCGGTGAACAGCTCGCGCCCCACGCCGCTGTGATAGTGCGAGAGATCGGCCTCGGCATGGCCGCGGGCGGCCCATTCCTCCGGCGCCACCTTCACCTCCAGCCGCCCGGCCACGGCATCGACGCGGACGATGTCGCCATCGCGGATCTTGCCGATATCGCCGCCCTCGGCGGCCTCGGGCGTGACATGGATCGCGGCGGGCACCTTGCCGGAAGCACCGGAAAGGCGCCCGTCGGTGACCAGGGCGACACGGTGCCCACGGTCCTGCAACACGCCGAGCGGCGGCATCAGCTTGTGCAGCTCCGGCATCCCGTTGGCCTTGGGGCCCTGGAAGCGCACCACGGCCACGACATCGCCGTTCAGCTCCCCCTTCCTGAAGGCCGTCTGCAATTCGGACTGGTCGTGGAAGACGCGGGCGGGAGCCTCGATGACATGGCGCTCCTCGGCCACGGCGGAGGTCTTGATCACGGCGCGGCCGAGATCGCCCTCCAGCACGCGCAGCCCGCCGGTCGGCTGGAAGGGCGCCGTCGCCTTGCTGATGATCTTCGGATCGGCACTGTCCGCCGGCACGTCGCGCCAGGTGAGCGTGCCGTCCTCGGCGACGCCGGGATCGGCGACATAGCCGCGCAGGCCGGTGCCCCAGACGGTGTTCACGTCCTCGTGCAGCAGCCCGGCATCGAGCAGCTCGCGGATCACGAAGCCCATGCCTCCAGCGGCGTGGAACTGGTTCACATCCGCCTTGCCGCTGGGATAGACGCGGCAGAGCAGCGGCGTCACCTCCGCCAGATCGGCGAAATCGTCCCAGCGCAGCGAGATTCCGGCGGCGGCGGCCATGGCGACGAGATGGATGGTGTGGTTGGTGGACCCGCCGGTCGCGTGCAGCCCGACCATGCCGTTGACGAAGGCGCGCTCGTCCAGGATGCGGCCGACCGGCATGAACGCGTTGCCGGAGGCGGTGATGGCCAGCGCGCGGCGCACGGCCTCCTTCGTCAGCGCGTCGCGCAGCGTGGTGCCGGGGTTGACGAAGCTGGCCCCCGGCAGGTGCAGGCCCATGATCTCCATGAGCATCTGGTTGGTGTTGGCGGTGCCGTAGAAGGTGCAGGTGCCGGGACCGTGATAGGAGCGCGTCTCCGCCTCCAGCAGCGCCTCGCGCCCCACCTTGCCCTCGGCGAAGAGCTGGCGGATCCGCGTCTTCTCGTCGTTCGGCAGGCCGGAGGTCATCGGCCCGGCGGGGATGAAGACGCCCGGCAGATGCCCGAAGGACAGCGCGCCGATCACCAGCCCCGGCACGATCTTGTCGCAGATGCCGAGATAGACGGCGGCGTCGAAGGTCTGGTGCGACAACGCGACGGCGGTGGCGAGCGCGATGACGTCGCGCGAGAAAAGCGAGAGCTCCATCCCCGCCTCGCCCTGCGTGACGCCGTCGCACATGGCGGGCACGCCACCCGCGACCTGCGCCGTGGCCCCGGCGGCGCGCGCGGTCTCGCGGATCAGCTCGGGGAAGCGCTCATAGGGCTGGTGCGCCGAGAGCATGTCGTTATAGGCGGTGACGATGCCGAGATTGGGCGCGTCGCTGCCGTAGAGGCGGTCCTTGTCGGCCGCGCCACAGGCGGCGAAGGCATGCGCCTGGTTGGCGCAGCCGAGCGCCTTGCGCGGCGCCTTCGCGGCAGCGGCCTCGATCCGTTCCAGATAGCGGGCGCGCGCCGGGCGGCTGCGCTCCACGATGCGTTCGGTGACTTCGCCGATCCTGGCCTGCAACGACATTGTTCTCAACCCATCGGAACCCCGCCCGCAACCTGAGCATTGTTCGGCGATGCCGCAAGCCGATTGTGCGGAGCCGAATACGGGAAAGGGCGGCCCCTTGCGGGAGCCGCCCATTCCGTTCCGTGTCCCCGGGGGTTCAGCCCTGGTTGGACTTGCCCGCCTGCGGCGCCTGCATGGCCACGAAGGCGCCATGGCCGTCCCGCAGCACCCGCAGGGCCACCGCGCCGCCACGGCTCTGGGCCGCCTCGCGGATCGCCTTCGCGGCCTCCTCGGGGTCGGCCACCGGCTTGCCGGCGACGCTGGTGATCACGTCGCCCGGCTGCAGCCCCGCCTGGGCCGCGGGGCCATCCGGCTCCACGGCCGAGACCACGGCGCCCTTGGTGCCGCGCGGCAGGTCGAGGCCCTGCCGCTCGGCATCCTGGATGCTGGCGAGGCCGATACCGAAGCGGGGCTGGCTGCCCTCCTCGTTGCCGGCCTGGGCGCGGGCCCCGTCCTGGGCCGGCAGCGAGGCCAGCTTCACCGAGAGCTTCTGGTCCTCCCCGTCGCGGCGCGCGGTCAGCGTCGTCTCGGTGCCGGGATGGTGGTCGGCGATCACCCGGGCCAGCTCGCGCGGGCTGTGGATCGTGGCGCCATCCACGGCGGTGATCACGTCGCCCGCCTTGAGCCCGGCGCGGGAGGCGGGGCTGTCGGGCTCGACCTGGGCCACCAGCGCGCCCTGGGCCTCGGGGATCTGCAGCGCCTTGGCCATGGTGGCGGTCACCGGCTGGGTGCTGGCGCCGAGGAAGCCGCGCTCGACATGGCCGTTCTTCTCCAGCTGCGCCACCACCGTCTGCACGATGTTCGAGGGGATGGCGAAGCCGATGCCGACCGAGCCGCCGCTGGGCGAGAAGATGGCGGTGTTGACGCCGATCACCGTGCCGTCCTGGGCGAAGAGCGGGCCGCCGGAATTGCCGCGGTTGATCGGGGCATCGACCTGCAGGAAGTCGTCATAGGGGCCGGCGCCGATGTCGCGGCCACGGGCCGAGACCACGCCCGCCGTCACGGTGCCGCCGAGGCCGAAGGGATTGCCCACCGCCACCACCCAGTCGCCCGGGCGGGCCTTGTCGGAATCGCCCAGCTTCAGGAAGGGCAGGTTGCTGCCGGCATCGATCTTCAGTAGCGCCAGGTCGGTGCGCTCGTCGCGGCCGACGATCCTGGCCGGCAGCTCGCGCCCGTCATCCAGCGTCACCTTCACCGAGGCGGCGTCCTTCACGACGTGGTTGTTGGTGACGACATGCCCCTCGGCATCGACCAGGAAGCCCGAGCCCAGCGCCTCGGCCACGCGGCCACCCTGGCGGCCGCCCTGCGGCCCACCCTCGGGGGCGCCGAAATAGCGGCGGAACATGCGGTCCTGCTGCGAGCCCGGCGGGAAGGGAGAGCCGGCCTCGGCCTGCTGCTGCGGCTTCTCGATGGCGGTGATGGTCACCACCGCCGGGCGGACCTTGGCGACGAGATCGGCGAAGCCGGGCAGGCCCTGCATGGCCGGGGCCACCACGGCGGCGGCAGGCTGGATCTGGCCACCCACGGGGCCACCCACAGGGCTACCCTCGGCGAAGGCGGGAGCCCATCCGGCGGCCACGCCTCCCAGGGCCGTACCGGCCAGCAGCACGGCGGCGAAGGCGGCGTTGCGACGATTGCGGAAGGGGTTCGACATCCGAGCGGTTCCTCTCAGGATTGCGGCCGGTGGTGATGCCACCGCGATGGATGCCATCTGGACCCGGACCGCTGGAGGCGCTCCGACAGGATCATGAAAGAGTTTTCAGAGTTCCGGCGAAGCCCCCCGTGACAGCGCTCCGGAAGAAGGCTGAGCCTTGCTGGCGGCGGAAAGGTCCAGGACGACGGTGAGCCCCCTCCCCCCCGGCCCGTCGCGGAGTTCGAGCCGGCCGTCATGGAGGCGCGCCACGGCGGCCACGAGGGCGAGGCCCAGGCCGGTCCCCGGCGTGTTGCGGCTGCGGTCCAGGCGGTAGAAGCGGCGGAGCACCTTCTCCCGCTCCCCGGCCGGGATGCCGGGGCCGTCGTCGGAAACTTCCAGCACCGGGCCGGGACGCAGCGAGACGCACAGCGTGTCGCCACCATGGGCCAGGGCGTTGTCGAGCAGGTTCGCCAGGGCCTGCCGCAGCAGGGTGGCATGGCCGGCGATGCGCTGGCCGGGGGCGATCGCCGTCTCCAGCCGCCGGCCGGCCTCCTCGGCGACGGGGGCATAGACCTCCGCCACCTGGGCGGCGAGGGCGGAAAGGTCGAGCGGGGCGATGTCGTCCCGCCCCGTCCCCGCCTCGGTGCGGGCGATGCGCAGCAGGGCGGAGAAGGTGGCGAGGATGCCGTCGAGCTCCCCGATCGCCGCCTCCAGCGTGGCGGCATCGGCTTCCGGCGCGCGGGCGCCGGCCAGGGCGGTTTCCAGCCGCTGCCGCAGGCGGAAAAGCGGCGAGCGGAGGTCGTGCGCCACGTCGTCGGTGACCTGCCGCACCTCGGCGACCAGGCGCTCGATGCGCTCCAGCATGGCGTTCATCGTGGCGGCGAGGCGGTCGAACTCGTCGCCGCGCCCCGAGGCGGGCAGGCGGCGGCCGAGATCCCCCGCCATCACGGCGCGGGCGGCGGTGCTGACCCCCGCCAGGCGCCGCTCCAGGCTGCGCGCCGCCAGGAAGCCCAGGGCCAGCGCGAGCACCGCTCCCAGCGCGCCGGAAATCCAGGGCGTCCAGGCCAGGGCGGCGGCGGCGCGCTCGGCCGGGGCGAGGTCGGTGGCGAGGACGAGCCCGACGCCGCCCTGCAGCACGGTGCCCAGGGCTCGCAGCCGGGTGCCGTCCCGCCCTCGCAGTGTGGCGAAGCCGCGCAGGCCGGGCGGCACGCCGGGCAGGTCGCCCAGCAGGGGGCGGCCATCGGCAGTCTGCAACTGCACGCGGAGCGGGCCGCTGCGCCGGACATAGGACTGCGCCACGGTGGCAAGGCCGGACAGGCCGCCGGCCTCGTATTCGCGCAGGAACCCCTCGGCCTCGGCGGCCAGGATCAGGTCGAGCTGCTGGTTCAGCGCCGCCTGGGCACGCAGCCAGCCCCAGCCGGCGCCCAGGCCGGAGGCGAGCATCACCACGGCGGCGATCAGCAGCGCGGCGCGCGGGGCGAAGGAGCGGGTCCAGCGGAAATGGCGGCGCAGGCGCATGGGGCTTGGGGAACCGGGCTCCAGGAACACGATGCCGGGGGGGCATCGAAGGCCGGGCGCACGAGGCCCGGAAGCGGATCATGCGGCGGGCGGCGGCATTCCGGCACCACGATTCCCGCCCCGCGGGCGGCGGCTGCGATGGCTGTAGGGCGAAACCGGCCCGCGAGGCGAGTCCGGATGGCGGCGGGCCGGGCTCACGCTCCCCACTCCCGCCCCAGGCCTCTCGCCGGGAAAGGCCTCATCCCCATGGCGCCCCCCGTGCCGGAGCGGCTCAGACCGTGGCAGGCTGTCCCGCACGGCCCCGCCCCCGGGGCCACGGGACGACGGACAGACAAGGAACGCCAGAGCATGAAGACCAACGGCCCCATTCCCGCACCGGCCTCCACGGCAGCCTCCGCCGGGGCGCCGGCGTGAGCGCGTCCGCGGCTGCCCCGCGCCACCGGCCCGAGGCGCTGCGCGCCTTCGCCGCCCAACTCTTCGGCGCGGCGGGGATGGAGGCGGAGAAGGCCGAGGCCGTCGCCGATATCCTGGTCGAGGCCGACATGCTCGGCCACGACACGCACGGGCTGGAACTGGCGGCGCGCTACCTGGGCGAGATCGAGGCCGGGACCATGGCCCTGCGGGGCGAGCCGGAGATCCTTTCCGACCGGGGCGCGGCGATGGCCTGGCGCGGCAGGCGCCTGCCCGGCGCCTGGCTGGTGCTGCGGGCGCTGGAGACCGCCTATGAGCGGGCGGCGCAATTCGGCATCGCCAGCATCGCCATCGGCGACTGCCACCACACCGGCTGCCTCGCCGCCTATCTGCAGCGCGCGGCGGAACGGGGGCTGGTGCTCTCGATCCATTCCTCGGCCCCCGGCGCGGCCTCGGTGGCGCCCTTCGGCGGGGTGAAGGGCACGCTCTCCCCCGCCCCCTTCGCCTTCGGCTTCCCGACCGGCGGCGACCCGGTGATGATCGATGTCAGCGCCTCCATCACCACCAACAACATGGCGTTGCGCCTGATCCGCGAGGGACGGCGCTACGAGCGCCCCTGGCTGATGGATGCGGAGGGCCAGGTGACGGAGGACCCCACCGTGATCCAGCGCGGCGGCACGGTCCTGCCGGCGGGCGGGCAGGACCACGGGCAGAAGGGCTATGGCTGGGCCCTGACCGCCGAGGCGCTGAGCCAGGGCCTGTCCGGCCATGGCCGGGCCGACGGGGCGCCGGGCATGTCGAACGCCGTCTTCCTCCAGCTCTTCGACCCCGCCGCCTTCGCCGGGCTGGAGGCCTTCACCCGGCAAACCGACGCCATCACCGGCAACTGCCGCGCCAGCCCGCCACGCCCGGGCTTCGGCCCGGTGCGCCTGCCCGGGGAGGCCGGGCTGCGCCGGCGGGCGGCGGCGGAACGCGACGGGCTGGCGCTGCGGCCGGGCATTCTCGACTCGCTGCGGCCCTGGGCGGAGAAGCTCGGCGTCGCCATGCCCTGAGGACGGCACGCGGTCCCGGCCGGGGGAAGGCGCCGCGCCCTATCCCCCGCCGGCGCCGTGTTCCGGCGCCTCCAGCGCATAGCCCGCGCCGCGCACGGTGCGGATCATCGGCGGCTCGCCGCCCGCCTCCAGCTTGCGGCGGAGGCGGCTGACATGGACGTCCACCACATTGGTGGTGGGGTCGAAGGAGAAATCCCAGACCTTCTCCAGCAGCATGGTGCGGGTCAGCACCTCGCCCGGATGGCGCAGCATGTATTCCAGCAGGCGGAGCTCGGTGGGCAGCAGCTCGATGACGCGCGCGCCGCGCGTGACGGTGCGGCGGAGCAGGTCCATGCGCAGGTCGGCCAGGGACAGCTCGGTGGATTCCATGCTGGCGACGGGGCGGCGGGCCAGGGCGCGCAGCCGGGCGCGCAGCTCGGCGAAGGCGAAGGGCTTGGCGAGGTAGTCGTCCGCCCCTGCCTCCAGCCCCTCCACCTTCCGGTCCACCTCGCCCAGGGCGGTGAGCATCAGGACAGGCGTGGCGATAGCCGAGGCGCGCAGGGCCCGCACGATGGCGACGCCGTCCGGTCCGGGCAGCATGCGGTCGGTGACGATCACGTCGAAGGGCTCGTTGAGCGCGAGGAACAACCCGTCCTTGCCGTTGCGCGCCACGTCCACGACATGGCCATCCTCGCCCAGG from Roseomonas gilardii includes the following:
- the zwf gene encoding glucose-6-phosphate dehydrogenase — its product is MAKIVPVPQFDYVVFGATGDLTMRKLLPSLYHRFRDRQFDDTCRIVAAARTELSDDGYRARAEEGLRQFVKADFDAATVQDFLRLVVYNRVDGAGEDGWPELIGRLDERPDVVRPYYLATSPDLYGPICRNIESHGGLTPKSRVVLEKPIGRDLASARAINDAVGAVVPEAQLFRIDHYLGKETVQNLLALRFANTIFERLWNADMIDHVQITVGETVGVEGRGGYYDKSGAMRDMLQNHILQLLCLLAMESPVSLDADAVRDEKLKVLRALRPLVPSDFAGTIVRGQYTAGAVNGQPVAGYLADLGDGASTTETFIAMKAHVNTWRWANVPFYLRTGKRLPQKVSEIVIQFRSPPFTIFPADAGQLEPNRLLIRLQPEEGMRLEMMTKEPGPGGLHLRPTGLDISFEKAFNSRYPDAYERLLMDVVRGNATLFMRRDEVEAAWNWVEPLLESWENKPETPRPYAAGSWGPTAAIALIERDGRTWYE
- a CDS encoding DegQ family serine endoprotease yields the protein MSNPFRNRRNAAFAAVLLAGTALGGVAAGWAPAFAEGSPVGGPVGGQIQPAAAVVAPAMQGLPGFADLVAKVRPAVVTITAIEKPQQQAEAGSPFPPGSQQDRMFRRYFGAPEGGPQGGRQGGRVAEALGSGFLVDAEGHVVTNNHVVKDAASVKVTLDDGRELPARIVGRDERTDLALLKIDAGSNLPFLKLGDSDKARPGDWVVAVGNPFGLGGTVTAGVVSARGRDIGAGPYDDFLQVDAPINRGNSGGPLFAQDGTVIGVNTAIFSPSGGSVGIGFAIPSNIVQTVVAQLEKNGHVERGFLGASTQPVTATMAKALQIPEAQGALVAQVEPDSPASRAGLKAGDVITAVDGATIHSPRELARVIADHHPGTETTLTARRDGEDQKLSVKLASLPAQDGARAQAGNEEGSQPRFGIGLASIQDAERQGLDLPRGTKGAVVSAVEPDGPAAQAGLQPGDVITSVAGKPVADPEEAAKAIREAAQSRGGAVALRVLRDGHGAFVAMQAPQAGKSNQG
- a CDS encoding sensor histidine kinase, producing MRLRRHFRWTRSFAPRAALLIAAVVMLASGLGAGWGWLRAQAALNQQLDLILAAEAEGFLREYEAGGLSGLATVAQSYVRRSGPLRVQLQTADGRPLLGDLPGVPPGLRGFATLRGRDGTRLRALGTVLQGGVGLVLATDLAPAERAAAALAWTPWISGALGAVLALALGFLAARSLERRLAGVSTAARAVMAGDLGRRLPASGRGDEFDRLAATMNAMLERIERLVAEVRQVTDDVAHDLRSPLFRLRQRLETALAGARAPEADAATLEAAIGELDGILATFSALLRIARTEAGTGRDDIAPLDLSALAAQVAEVYAPVAEEAGRRLETAIAPGQRIAGHATLLRQALANLLDNALAHGGDTLCVSLRPGPVLEVSDDGPGIPAGEREKVLRRFYRLDRSRNTPGTGLGLALVAAVARLHDGRLELRDGPGGRGLTVVLDLSAASKAQPSSGALSRGASPEL
- a CDS encoding Ldh family oxidoreductase, producing the protein MSASAAAPRHRPEALRAFAAQLFGAAGMEAEKAEAVADILVEADMLGHDTHGLELAARYLGEIEAGTMALRGEPEILSDRGAAMAWRGRRLPGAWLVLRALETAYERAAQFGIASIAIGDCHHTGCLAAYLQRAAERGLVLSIHSSAPGAASVAPFGGVKGTLSPAPFAFGFPTGGDPVMIDVSASITTNNMALRLIREGRRYERPWLMDAEGQVTEDPTVIQRGGTVLPAGGQDHGQKGYGWALTAEALSQGLSGHGRADGAPGMSNAVFLQLFDPAAFAGLEAFTRQTDAITGNCRASPPRPGFGPVRLPGEAGLRRRAAAERDGLALRPGILDSLRPWAEKLGVAMP
- a CDS encoding response regulator transcription factor — protein: MRILVIEDDTVTADYIAKGLGEDGHVVDVARNGKDGLFLALNEPFDVIVTDRMLPGPDGVAIVRALRASAIATPVLMLTALGEVDRKVEGLEAGADDYLAKPFAFAELRARLRALARRPVASMESTELSLADLRMDLLRRTVTRGARVIELLPTELRLLEYMLRHPGEVLTRTMLLEKVWDFSFDPTTNVVDVHVSRLRRKLEAGGEPPMIRTVRGAGYALEAPEHGAGGG